Proteins encoded within one genomic window of Halocatena marina:
- a CDS encoding DUF5805 domain-containing protein: protein MGSDDDRVSVKVHIPRWQKEKWVAHAEQLDMTQSEFLRSMVQAGRRGFDFTESDADGETDSTDATPGVDDLEMRLLDVLRGAGYLTWDELLAGVTDDIEDRLEHTLDTLQEKNEIKYSGRNGGYTLIGDSDQ, encoded by the coding sequence ATGGGCAGCGACGATGATCGGGTGTCGGTGAAAGTTCACATTCCTCGTTGGCAAAAGGAAAAATGGGTTGCTCACGCAGAGCAGCTTGACATGACACAGAGTGAGTTTCTACGATCGATGGTGCAGGCGGGTCGGCGAGGGTTCGATTTCACCGAATCAGATGCCGATGGGGAGACCGATTCTACGGACGCTACCCCGGGGGTTGACGACCTCGAAATGCGTCTCCTTGATGTCCTTCGTGGGGCAGGATATCTTACTTGGGATGAACTTCTTGCAGGCGTGACTGACGATATTGAGGACCGACTCGAACACACTCTTGATACGCTACAAGAGAAAAACGAAATCAAGTACAGTGGTCGGAACGGTGGATACACTCTGATTGGAGACAGTGACCAATGA